Genomic segment of Candidatus Chlorohelix allophototropha:
CGCCTTCAGCGCGAGAACGTAGAATATTGAATCTTTCGGTTATGGGTTTTAACAATCCGGGGTTTTGCTCAACCATGTGGGTGTTACTGATAATGTCCCACATCATGTTCATCATTGTGGACATCTGCCCTACAACTGCCTCAATACGGGTGGAAGCGCGAGCTTGCAGCCTACCTTCTTTTTCAAGAATAACAAGGTATTCGTCGTAGCGGGCTGTTCTTAGCGCACGAATTAGCTGTTCCCAAAGAGACATGTGCCTCTTACGAACATCTGCGTCAAACTTGGCTACTTCAAACCCATACCCTCGTTGGTCAATCAGCGAAGCCCATTTCTTTCGAAAAATAGGCTTTGCCTCGGCTAAAGCACGTGCCAGTTCCTCAGCTACCATAGCTATCCCTTTCCGGCTAATTTCTTAAGAGAGGAGGGCAACACTAAATTAAGAACTCTGTTTTTGGCTGGAGTCCTCTCATTTTTAACAGCAATAACATGTATTACTTGAAACAATCTGAAATGTGGAGTCTTAAAAAGAGATTAGTAGTAGCAAAAAGTTCCACACTCAAATACAACAAGCATAAGCTAAACAAGCTATGGCTGGTGCCCGACAAAAATTAGGTTGTTCGTTATTTTTTTTACGATAAACAGCCGAAATCTTATGCGTATTATAAACAAACCTTGAAAAAAAGGCAAGAAAGTTAAGGTTAAGATTCGAATTCATCATGGTATTCAAAGTTGAGACAATATGAGGGTAGTGTAAACTACTGCTATGCAGTTTCGTTTCTGCTTGAATCAATTAAATTGTATTTTTATAACCACATGCTTCAGCATTGTACCATCCACCGGACGTAAGCAATGAAAGAAGGAAAAAATGTCGCTCAATCCCGATAACCGGCAAGGATACAGAGCCAGAATCAGAACAACGGGTGATTTGGCTCCGAGTACCGTCAGCTTTAAAACTAGATTGGGCTACAGCATTGGGATTATGAAGCCGGTAACATGGTTTGCGCCAATGTGGGCTTTTCTTTGCGGTGCAGTGGGTGTCAGCATGGATTGGGGTAAAGCTGAGAATATCTTCAAATTAGTTTTGGGTATTCTTCTTTCCGGTCCAGTTCTGTGCGGTTTGTCGCAAGTGCTAAACGATTGGTTTGATCGTGAAGTGGACGCGATAAACGAGCCACAGCGGTTGATTCCATCCGGCAAAGTAGGCGGCGGGCATGTGCTGGTAGAAACGCTGGTGCTTTCTATTCTCGGCGTAGCAATTCCAATGTATTTGGGTACCCCTGTTATGATACTGACTGCTTTGGGTTTTATCCTAGCTCTTAGCTACAGTATTCACCCTATCCGCGCAAAACGCAACGGTTGGATCGGTAACGCGCTGGTAGCCTTAAGTTATGAAGGCTTACCTTGGTTAGCAGGTTCTACTACCTTTGGATCAAACGGCGCGGGTGGTTGGTCTTCTATTACCTCATTGGGGTTGGCTGCGGCAATGTTCTATAGCCTTGGCGCGCACGGTATTAT
This window contains:
- the chlG gene encoding chlorophyll synthase ChlG, yielding MSLNPDNRQGYRARIRTTGDLAPSTVSFKTRLGYSIGIMKPVTWFAPMWAFLCGAVGVSMDWGKAENIFKLVLGILLSGPVLCGLSQVLNDWFDREVDAINEPQRLIPSGKVGGGHVLVETLVLSILGVAIPMYLGTPVMILTALGFILALSYSIHPIRAKRNGWIGNALVALSYEGLPWLAGSTTFGSNGAGGWSSITSLGLAAAMFYSLGAHGIMTINDFKSIKGDTQMGIKTIPVQHGPRAAAWIAIVIMNISQVAVITLLVMTGKWVNAGIVAILLVGQFPLQRKFLNDPKGKAIWYNTTGTTMYVYGMLFTAIGLGVN